The following are encoded together in the Geobacter sulfurreducens PCA genome:
- a CDS encoding putative manganese-dependent inorganic diphosphatase produces the protein MKKQIYVIGHRNPDTDSIASAIAYAQFKKKQGVANVTAAMAGQPNPQTRYILERLGIEPPVYLADVNPKVRDVLNRRPVTARPEVALRDALGLFHRHGIRVLPVVDAEGTPVGVVSLLRLSEKHLVAGTDRRRGVDTSLRSLAACLDGTFLSGGPADEVEHLHLFIGAMLEESFSSRIEGYDPATLLIMTGDRRSIHQAAIERGVRLLVVTGGLPIADELVARAREKGVVVLSTPHDTATAAWLARLASPLSLFMEPGFERIGVAEPLEHLRLKLLHSQEPAVIAVEEDGTIAGVATKSSLLAPVPYALILMDHNELSQAVPGAETVDILEVIDHHKLGNPPTNQPITFMAAPVGSTCTVVASLYREAGIEPGERTAALLLAGILTDTVILKSPTSTVRDREMIAWLEERSGLEHLAFGKEIFSACGGFASHGTPEQALRSDFKQFTAGGMQFGVGQVEVVGFDEFFELKDALRDCLRRVKEVDRLDLAGLMVTDIYTETTLFLAEGKNEIAHVMGYPQVEPHLYELKGVMSRKKQMVPHLLGVLGKVQA, from the coding sequence ATGAAGAAGCAGATTTACGTCATCGGGCACCGCAATCCCGACACCGATTCCATTGCGTCGGCCATTGCCTACGCCCAATTCAAGAAGAAGCAGGGGGTGGCGAACGTGACCGCCGCCATGGCCGGCCAGCCGAACCCCCAAACCCGCTACATCCTGGAGCGGCTCGGGATCGAGCCGCCGGTCTACCTGGCCGATGTAAATCCCAAGGTGCGCGACGTGCTGAACCGCCGCCCGGTCACCGCCCGGCCGGAGGTCGCCCTCAGGGACGCTCTGGGGCTCTTTCACCGCCACGGGATTCGTGTTCTGCCGGTGGTCGACGCCGAGGGAACCCCGGTGGGGGTGGTTTCGCTTCTGAGGCTGTCGGAAAAGCACTTGGTGGCCGGCACCGACCGCAGGCGGGGTGTCGACACCTCACTGCGCTCCCTTGCCGCCTGCCTCGACGGAACCTTCCTTTCCGGCGGGCCTGCCGACGAGGTGGAGCACCTGCACCTGTTCATCGGCGCCATGCTGGAAGAATCCTTTTCCAGCCGGATCGAGGGGTATGACCCGGCAACGCTCCTGATCATGACCGGCGACCGGCGGAGTATCCACCAGGCCGCCATCGAGCGGGGTGTGCGCCTGCTGGTGGTGACCGGCGGGCTCCCCATTGCCGACGAGCTGGTGGCCCGCGCCCGGGAGAAGGGCGTAGTCGTCCTTTCAACCCCCCATGATACCGCCACCGCCGCCTGGCTGGCACGGCTCGCCTCTCCTCTCTCCCTGTTCATGGAGCCCGGCTTCGAACGGATCGGCGTGGCCGAGCCACTGGAGCACCTGCGGCTCAAGCTCCTCCATAGTCAGGAGCCGGCGGTCATTGCGGTGGAGGAAGACGGCACCATCGCCGGGGTGGCCACCAAGTCGTCCCTGCTGGCGCCGGTCCCCTACGCATTGATCCTCATGGATCACAATGAGCTGAGTCAGGCGGTGCCCGGCGCAGAAACAGTGGATATCCTCGAGGTCATCGACCATCACAAGCTCGGCAATCCGCCCACCAATCAACCCATCACCTTCATGGCGGCGCCGGTGGGGAGCACCTGCACCGTGGTTGCCTCCCTCTACCGCGAGGCCGGGATCGAGCCGGGCGAGCGGACCGCGGCCCTGCTGCTTGCCGGCATCCTCACGGATACGGTGATCCTCAAATCTCCCACCAGCACCGTCCGGGACCGTGAGATGATCGCCTGGCTAGAGGAACGGTCCGGGCTGGAACATCTTGCCTTTGGCAAGGAGATCTTCTCCGCCTGCGGCGGATTTGCCTCCCATGGTACGCCGGAGCAGGCCCTGCGCTCCGATTTCAAGCAGTTCACCGCTGGCGGCATGCAGTTCGGCGTGGGGCAGGTGGAGGTGGTGGGCTTCGACGAGTTTTTCGAGCTGAAGGATGCCCTGCGCGACTGTCTCCGGCGGGTGAAGGAGGTCGACCGCCTCGACCTGGCCGGCCTCATGGTGACCGACATCTATACCGAAACCACGCTGTTCCTGGCCGAGGGGAAGAACGAGATCGCCCACGTGATGGGGTATCCCCAAGTGGAGCCTCACCTCTATGAGCTCAAGGGGGTCATGTCCCGCAAGAAGCAGATGGTTCCCCACTTGCTCGGGGTGCTCGGGAAGGTGCAGGCATGA
- a CDS encoding DedA family protein: MHQAIDWLVATIGAMGYPGIFILMAMESSVFPVPSELVMPPAGYLAQQGEMNIWLAIFLGTAGSLAGAYANYFAAHYLGRPLLLKYGKYVWITEEKFARVESFFHKHGEISTFIGRLLPVVRHLISLPAGLAGMHHGTFTLYTLLGAFIWCTILAWIGYVIGENRDLIMEYSHQALIGVVIFSVALVAVYVWRHRRKK; encoded by the coding sequence ATGCATCAAGCCATCGACTGGCTCGTCGCCACCATCGGCGCCATGGGCTACCCGGGCATCTTCATCCTCATGGCCATGGAGAGTTCGGTCTTCCCGGTGCCCAGCGAACTGGTCATGCCCCCGGCCGGCTATCTCGCCCAGCAGGGCGAGATGAACATCTGGCTCGCCATCTTCCTGGGAACCGCGGGGAGCCTCGCCGGGGCCTATGCCAACTACTTCGCCGCCCACTACCTGGGACGGCCGCTCCTGCTCAAGTACGGGAAATATGTCTGGATTACCGAGGAGAAATTCGCTCGGGTCGAGTCATTCTTCCACAAGCACGGGGAGATTTCAACCTTCATCGGGCGCCTGCTGCCGGTGGTCCGGCACCTTATTTCCCTCCCCGCGGGCCTGGCCGGGATGCACCACGGCACGTTCACCCTCTACACCCTGCTGGGAGCCTTCATCTGGTGTACCATCCTCGCCTGGATCGGCTACGTCATCGGCGAGAACCGCGACCTGATCATGGAGTATTCCCACCAGGCCCTCATCGGAGTAGTGATCTTCAGCGTGGCTCTGGTAGCAGTCTATGTGTGGAGGCACCGGCGAAAGAAGTAA
- the fsa gene encoding fructose-6-phosphate aldolase yields MKFFIDTADVKEIRQAHDLGLVDGVTTNPSLIAKSGRKFEDVIKEITEIVDGPISAEVVSLEAAGMIREAGELAKIHKNIVIKLPMTPEGLKACAALTREGIKTNVTLIFTPMQALLAAKAGATYVSPFVGRLDDISQDGMGIIDDIKTIFDNYGYQSEIIVASVRNPVHVLNAALIGADIATIPYSVMLQLAKHPLTDSGIERFLKDWESVPK; encoded by the coding sequence ATGAAATTTTTCATCGACACCGCTGACGTTAAGGAAATCCGCCAAGCCCACGACCTGGGACTCGTGGACGGGGTTACCACCAATCCGTCGCTTATCGCCAAGTCCGGCCGCAAGTTTGAGGACGTCATCAAGGAGATCACCGAGATCGTCGACGGTCCCATCTCCGCGGAAGTGGTTTCTCTGGAGGCTGCCGGCATGATCAGGGAGGCCGGGGAGCTGGCCAAGATCCACAAGAACATCGTCATCAAGCTCCCCATGACCCCCGAGGGGCTCAAGGCGTGTGCCGCCCTTACCCGTGAGGGGATCAAGACCAACGTCACCCTGATCTTCACCCCCATGCAGGCCCTGCTTGCCGCCAAGGCCGGCGCTACCTACGTCTCCCCCTTCGTGGGACGCCTGGACGATATCTCCCAGGACGGCATGGGGATCATCGACGACATCAAGACCATCTTCGACAACTACGGCTACCAGTCCGAGATCATCGTGGCCAGCGTCCGCAACCCCGTTCATGTCCTGAACGCGGCCCTCATCGGTGCGGACATCGCCACCATCCCCTACTCGGTCATGCTCCAGCTGGCCAAGCACCCCCTCACCGACTCCGGCATCGAGCGGTTCCTGAAGGACTGGGAAAGCGTGCCCAAGTAA
- a CDS encoding YHS domain-containing protein, whose product MRLLVWAVLIYVGYKIVKGFVSDKKKDEPAPPEPVREETYQDPVCGVYVTEEDAVIGRHEGERLHFCSMECLEKYRQQLESK is encoded by the coding sequence ATGCGTCTGCTCGTCTGGGCTGTCCTCATCTACGTGGGATACAAAATCGTCAAGGGCTTCGTCTCCGACAAGAAGAAGGACGAGCCTGCGCCGCCCGAGCCGGTCCGGGAGGAGACCTATCAGGACCCGGTCTGCGGCGTCTATGTGACGGAGGAGGATGCCGTCATTGGTCGTCACGAGGGGGAGCGCCTCCACTTCTGCTCCATGGAGTGTCTGGAAAAGTACCGGCAGCAGCTCGAAAGCAAGTAA
- the folK gene encoding 2-amino-4-hydroxy-6-hydroxymethyldihydropteridine diphosphokinase: MESNVFIALGSNMGDRELNLLRAVAEIGKLPETRITALSGFYETEPVGPVPEQPDFLNAVLRIETSLTPHRLLEELQRIETGLFGRRREMYQGPRSMDLDILLYGSLTVAVEGLVIPHPRLHQRHFVLVPLAEIAPDMIHPVQEKPVRELLASLPPGERVTKT; the protein is encoded by the coding sequence GTGGAATCCAACGTCTTCATAGCCCTCGGTTCGAACATGGGGGACCGGGAGCTGAACCTGCTGCGCGCAGTTGCCGAGATCGGCAAACTGCCGGAAACCCGAATAACCGCTCTTTCCGGCTTCTACGAAACCGAGCCGGTGGGGCCGGTGCCGGAACAGCCCGACTTCCTCAACGCGGTCCTGCGGATCGAAACCTCGCTCACCCCTCACCGGCTCCTCGAAGAACTCCAGCGGATCGAAACCGGCCTGTTCGGCAGGCGCCGGGAGATGTATCAGGGGCCGCGTTCAATGGATCTGGATATCCTCCTCTACGGGAGCCTGACCGTTGCCGTCGAAGGGCTCGTCATTCCCCATCCCCGGCTCCATCAGCGGCACTTCGTACTGGTCCCCTTGGCGGAGATTGCGCCGGATATGATTCATCCCGTGCAGGAGAAGCCGGTGCGGGAGCTGCTCGCTTCCCTGCCGCCGGGGGAGCGCGTCACCAAAACTTAG
- the nikR gene encoding nickel-responsive transcriptional regulator NikR, producing the protein MGETIRFGVSIDEKLLESFDGLIEEKGYMNRSEAIRDLIRAALVELKWEVGDEETVGTVTLVYDHHVRDLSDKLTEQQHAHHDKVISALHVHLDAHNCLEVLVVRGKAREVKKIADELIGVKGVKHGKLVMTTTGEELH; encoded by the coding sequence ATGGGAGAAACCATCAGATTCGGCGTATCCATCGACGAGAAGCTGCTGGAGAGCTTTGACGGGCTCATCGAGGAGAAGGGGTACATGAACCGCTCCGAAGCGATCCGCGACCTGATCCGCGCGGCATTGGTGGAGCTGAAGTGGGAAGTGGGAGACGAGGAGACCGTGGGTACGGTGACGCTCGTCTACGATCACCATGTCCGCGACCTTTCCGATAAGTTGACCGAACAGCAACACGCTCACCACGACAAGGTCATCTCGGCCCTCCACGTCCATCTGGATGCCCACAACTGTCTGGAGGTCCTGGTGGTGCGCGGCAAGGCCCGGGAGGTGAAGAAGATCGCCGACGAGCTCATCGGCGTGAAGGGGGTTAAGCACGGCAAGCTGGTCATGACCACCACCGGCGAGGAGTTGCACTGA
- a CDS encoding TonB family protein — protein sequence MGSAMRFSAATPDHAPAEALRASAGERRILARAFLLSGVAHVAAAVCVMMPAGGGTRLPPANIIVVELGGSVLSAEKPVPALLPLPQPSPVRRPPLPLPVKPSPVRDSSPPVALSPPSGRTQPTAPAIAPLAADPAGAMAPSPSAMMVPVAPPQPVQAAVPQARGDGPQVTVPTVRSPEPPAASTGAADAGRIRVGYQSVLRGLIERCKEYPPLARRGRMEGTAVVRVVLARSGAVRRDEVARSSSHALLDNAALRAVRTVGRFPAVPPELGGEELTFEVPITFRLTEK from the coding sequence ATGGGCAGCGCCATGCGGTTCAGCGCGGCCACACCCGATCACGCCCCGGCGGAGGCATTGCGTGCCTCCGCCGGGGAGCGGCGGATTCTGGCCCGTGCGTTCCTCCTGTCAGGGGTGGCCCATGTGGCGGCTGCAGTGTGTGTGATGATGCCGGCTGGGGGGGGCACGCGGCTTCCTCCTGCCAACATCATCGTCGTTGAGCTGGGTGGTTCGGTCCTGTCTGCGGAGAAGCCGGTACCGGCCCTTTTGCCTCTGCCGCAACCTTCGCCTGTCCGGCGGCCCCCACTTCCGCTGCCGGTGAAGCCGTCGCCGGTACGGGACTCGTCGCCCCCTGTCGCGTTGTCGCCACCATCCGGCCGGACGCAGCCGACAGCCCCTGCCATTGCCCCCCTTGCCGCAGATCCGGCAGGTGCGATGGCTCCCTCACCTTCCGCCATGATGGTACCCGTGGCTCCCCCACAACCGGTTCAGGCGGCAGTGCCGCAGGCACGGGGCGATGGTCCGCAGGTAACGGTGCCGACAGTCCGCAGCCCCGAACCCCCGGCAGCCTCCACCGGTGCGGCCGATGCCGGCCGGATCCGCGTGGGTTACCAGTCCGTCCTCAGGGGGCTCATCGAGCGGTGCAAGGAATATCCGCCCCTGGCCCGTCGGGGACGGATGGAGGGAACAGCCGTCGTACGCGTGGTCCTGGCCCGCAGCGGAGCCGTCCGGCGCGATGAGGTGGCCCGTTCCTCGAGCCACGCGCTCCTGGACAACGCGGCGCTGCGGGCCGTCCGCACAGTGGGCCGCTTCCCCGCCGTGCCGCCTGAACTCGGCGGCGAGGAGCTCACCTTCGAGGTGCCTATCACCTTCCGGCTCACGGAGAAGTGA
- a CDS encoding TonB-dependent receptor: MRTIISMLCCTLAAAVPAAAENLILDEIVVRGQKESPREESLTIREVRESPARDMGEALRQVEGLSYVRKGAIANDVVIRGLQRDNINVLIDGVRLYGACPNRMDSPAFHFDFAEVEQIRIVKGPYDVENAGSLGGLVDAVGKKPKKGFGSDLSFTYGSYDSINASGTASYGTDRLDGLLGYAYKYSKPPESGDGKRITEIYPATSNNRYRPGSIDSTAYEINTGWARFGINPTDNSRTEFSYSYQDADHVLYPYLLMDADYDRTHRFNWSYRIEKLSPLVSEVKLQAYWNRVKHLMDDRYRETSNPDNAALMYRTFLTRNYFMSTLAETETWGAKMNTSLAVGSGTLKAGIDYYNRGWDATNTMLMRNGTDWVYGDSPMIPDVTIHNTGMFLEYTVPLAERLKLTAAARGDLTRAEADRLTAGRIATLYQPYYPGRTLSADTDFGEASGNLQLTWTPITGLELFAGFGRGIRTPDPQELYTGLQRMGSNWVGNPLLEPTVNNQGDVGVKYATDSYYVNASFFYGYLHNYINVTDLPDPDGAGPLLRARSYRNVNATLWGGEFGSQFSLPANFFLKASLSYTRGNNESDDRPLSEIPPLRGTMALRYDVDSWFLEVAENFADRQDRVDAALQEQETAGWFTTDLKGGFTYGGLSVYAGVNNLFDKYYLSHLSYQRDPFSTGAKVPENGRNYYLTLAYRF; the protein is encoded by the coding sequence ATGCGAACTATCATATCCATGCTCTGCTGCACTCTTGCGGCCGCCGTGCCGGCGGCTGCCGAAAACCTCATCCTCGACGAAATCGTTGTCCGGGGCCAGAAAGAGTCCCCGCGCGAAGAGAGTCTGACCATCCGCGAAGTCCGCGAAAGCCCGGCCCGGGACATGGGGGAGGCCCTCCGCCAGGTGGAGGGGCTTTCCTACGTCCGCAAGGGAGCCATTGCCAATGACGTGGTTATCCGCGGGCTCCAGCGTGACAACATCAACGTCCTTATCGACGGGGTCCGCCTCTACGGCGCCTGTCCCAACAGAATGGATTCGCCCGCGTTCCACTTCGACTTCGCCGAGGTCGAGCAGATCCGGATCGTGAAGGGCCCCTATGATGTTGAAAACGCCGGCAGTCTCGGCGGCCTGGTAGACGCCGTGGGAAAGAAGCCTAAAAAGGGGTTCGGCAGCGATCTGTCGTTCACCTACGGCTCCTATGACAGCATCAATGCCTCGGGCACCGCATCCTATGGAACTGACCGTCTCGATGGCCTCCTGGGATACGCCTACAAGTATTCCAAACCGCCCGAGTCGGGTGATGGCAAGCGGATAACCGAGATATACCCAGCCACCAGCAACAACCGCTACCGCCCCGGCAGCATCGATTCGACCGCCTACGAGATCAACACCGGCTGGGCGCGCTTCGGCATCAACCCGACGGATAATTCCCGGACCGAGTTTTCCTACTCCTACCAGGATGCCGATCATGTCCTTTATCCCTATCTCCTCATGGACGCCGACTATGACCGGACCCACCGGTTCAACTGGAGCTACAGGATCGAGAAACTTTCGCCCCTGGTGAGCGAAGTGAAGCTCCAGGCATACTGGAACCGGGTCAAGCATCTCATGGACGACCGGTACCGGGAGACCTCAAATCCCGACAATGCCGCCCTCATGTACCGGACGTTCCTGACGCGGAACTACTTTATGTCGACCCTGGCCGAGACGGAGACCTGGGGTGCGAAGATGAACACCTCCCTGGCAGTGGGCTCCGGCACCCTCAAGGCGGGCATCGACTACTACAATCGCGGGTGGGACGCCACCAACACCATGCTCATGCGCAACGGCACGGATTGGGTCTATGGGGATTCCCCCATGATTCCCGACGTGACCATCCACAACACCGGCATGTTCCTGGAGTACACGGTGCCCCTGGCGGAACGCCTCAAACTCACGGCGGCCGCGCGAGGAGACCTGACCAGGGCTGAGGCCGACCGGCTTACCGCCGGGCGCATTGCCACGCTCTATCAGCCCTACTACCCGGGTCGTACTCTCTCCGCCGACACCGACTTCGGCGAGGCCAGCGGCAACCTCCAGCTTACCTGGACGCCGATCACGGGGCTTGAACTGTTCGCCGGCTTCGGCCGCGGCATCCGTACCCCTGACCCCCAGGAGCTCTACACGGGGCTTCAGCGGATGGGGAGCAACTGGGTCGGCAACCCGCTCCTGGAGCCCACCGTCAACAATCAGGGCGACGTGGGGGTCAAGTATGCGACGGACAGCTACTACGTGAATGCTTCTTTCTTCTACGGTTATCTCCATAACTACATCAATGTGACCGATCTTCCCGACCCCGACGGCGCCGGGCCGCTTCTGCGTGCCCGCAGCTACCGCAATGTGAACGCCACTCTCTGGGGTGGGGAATTCGGCTCCCAGTTCTCGCTGCCAGCCAACTTCTTCCTGAAGGCATCCCTGTCCTACACGAGGGGGAACAACGAGAGTGATGACCGTCCCCTGTCCGAGATCCCGCCCCTGCGGGGCACCATGGCCCTGCGCTACGACGTGGATTCCTGGTTTCTGGAGGTGGCCGAGAACTTCGCCGACCGGCAGGATCGGGTCGACGCCGCCCTCCAGGAGCAGGAGACCGCCGGCTGGTTCACCACTGACCTGAAGGGGGGTTTCACCTATGGGGGCCTTTCGGTCTACGCCGGGGTCAACAACCTGTTCGACAAGTACTATTTATCCCATCTTTCCTACCAGCGGGATCCCTTCAGCACCGGGGCCAAGGTGCCGGAGAACGGGAGAAACTACTACCTGACCCTGGCTTACCGGTTCTGA
- a CDS encoding metal ABC transporter permease: MTLLDIFQYGFLLRAMVAGSLIAALCAILGIFLVLRRLSLIGDGLAHVTFGSVALSLFFRLPSVHAALAAIPCVLLSALGILRLAERARIYGDAAIGIVSSLGIATGIMLASMAGGFNVDLFSYLFGNILSISPSELVQTGILFLVVVIAVGLFSRELFAITFDEELARTSGIRVDRINGVLVLLTGLTVVLAMKVVGVMLISALLILPAVASLQLARGFRTAIILAVVFGVLSVVTGVVVSFLANLPTGATIIMINFLAFALAFTLRRLRR; this comes from the coding sequence ATGACGCTTCTCGACATCTTCCAGTACGGGTTTCTTCTGCGGGCCATGGTTGCCGGGTCGCTTATCGCAGCGCTCTGCGCCATCCTGGGCATCTTCCTGGTGCTGCGCCGCCTGTCGCTTATCGGTGACGGACTTGCCCATGTGACCTTCGGAAGCGTGGCCCTTTCACTCTTCTTCCGTCTGCCGTCGGTCCACGCGGCCCTGGCCGCCATTCCCTGCGTGCTCCTTTCGGCTCTGGGCATCCTGCGCCTTGCTGAGCGGGCCCGCATCTACGGCGATGCCGCCATCGGCATCGTCTCGTCCCTGGGCATTGCCACCGGCATCATGCTGGCAAGTATGGCGGGCGGATTCAATGTTGACCTGTTCAGCTACCTTTTCGGCAACATCCTGTCCATCAGCCCCTCTGAGCTGGTTCAGACCGGGATTCTCTTTCTGGTGGTGGTCATCGCGGTGGGGCTCTTTTCCCGGGAACTCTTCGCCATCACCTTCGATGAGGAGCTGGCCCGTACCTCCGGCATCCGGGTAGACCGGATCAACGGGGTGCTGGTGCTGCTGACCGGCCTCACGGTGGTGCTCGCCATGAAGGTGGTGGGGGTCATGCTCATCTCCGCACTCCTCATCCTGCCCGCAGTGGCCTCGCTCCAGCTGGCGCGGGGCTTTCGGACCGCCATCATCCTTGCTGTCGTCTTCGGCGTCCTGTCGGTGGTGACCGGGGTGGTGGTCTCCTTCCTGGCCAACCTTCCCACCGGCGCCACAATTATCATGATCAACTTCCTGGCTTTCGCCCTTGCCTTTACCCTGCGGAGGCTGCGGCGGTAA
- a CDS encoding metal ABC transporter ATP-binding protein translates to MPVDAVAVTGVTLGYQGTEALTDVSFAVAAGDYVGIVGPNGSGKSTLIRCILGLARPDRGEIRLFGTPLAGFDQWQRVGYLPQGLQYFNPHFPATVAEVVGLGLLAGRRFPRRPRSGDGAAVTHALELMGIESIRDRLVGELSGGLRQRALLARALVSGPELLVLDEPTTALDPETRESFYQTIRDLNRSRGTTVILVTHDSGTIGSHASRFLYLDKRVVFYGGFDEFCGSQAMSDFFGIHSQHLICHRH, encoded by the coding sequence ATGCCGGTAGATGCGGTAGCGGTCACGGGGGTGACGCTGGGATACCAGGGGACCGAGGCGTTGACCGACGTCTCCTTTGCCGTGGCGGCGGGGGACTACGTCGGCATCGTGGGGCCCAACGGGTCGGGGAAAAGCACTCTCATCCGCTGCATCCTGGGGCTCGCCCGCCCCGACCGGGGTGAAATTCGTCTCTTCGGCACCCCTCTGGCCGGTTTCGACCAGTGGCAGCGGGTCGGCTATCTTCCCCAGGGCCTCCAGTATTTCAATCCCCACTTCCCGGCCACCGTGGCCGAGGTGGTGGGGCTCGGCCTGCTGGCGGGACGCCGCTTTCCCCGCCGTCCCCGTTCCGGTGACGGTGCTGCGGTGACCCATGCCCTGGAACTCATGGGGATTGAATCCATAAGGGACCGGCTGGTGGGAGAACTGTCCGGCGGGCTGCGGCAGCGGGCGCTCCTGGCCCGGGCGCTGGTCAGCGGACCCGAGCTGCTGGTGCTGGACGAGCCGACCACGGCCCTGGACCCGGAGACGCGGGAGAGCTTCTACCAGACCATCCGCGACCTGAACCGTTCCCGGGGTACCACCGTCATCCTGGTAACCCACGACAGCGGCACCATCGGCAGTCATGCCTCCCGTTTCCTCTACCTGGACAAGCGGGTGGTTTTCTACGGCGGGTTCGACGAATTCTGCGGCTCCCAGGCCATGTCCGACTTTTTCGGCATTCATTCCCAGCACCTCATCTGCCACCGGCACTGA
- a CDS encoding metal ABC transporter substrate-binding protein, whose protein sequence is MMGSVRILALGVLCALAIVLVGCSKKDEGRTPAAHAGMSVVTTLFPLYDFARNVAGDRAEVTLLLPPGMEPHSFEPRPEDIVRVSRASLFVYTNRAMEPWAADILKGVGGGGPTVVDASRGARLLAAAGIHEHGDHHNEGDHHDGPHDETRMDPHLWLDFANAQRMVDNIAAGMAERDPANREAYLANAAAYKAKLAHLDERYRQGLASCSSRTVVHGGHFAFGYLAARYGLRYEAAFAASADAEPTPAKLAALVKRIRTEGVRTIYTEELIDPRTAETIARETGAAILPLNGAHTVSRDDLARGVTFISLMEKNLENLRKGLQCR, encoded by the coding sequence ATGATGGGAAGCGTGCGTATCCTGGCGCTGGGAGTGCTGTGCGCCCTGGCGATCGTTCTGGTCGGATGCTCGAAAAAGGATGAGGGCAGGACTCCGGCGGCGCACGCCGGCATGTCGGTGGTGACGACGCTTTTTCCGCTCTATGATTTTGCCCGCAACGTGGCCGGCGATCGGGCCGAGGTGACGCTCCTCCTTCCGCCGGGGATGGAGCCTCACAGTTTCGAACCCCGGCCCGAGGATATCGTCCGTGTGAGCCGGGCAAGCCTATTCGTCTATACGAACCGCGCCATGGAGCCCTGGGCCGCGGACATTCTCAAGGGTGTCGGGGGCGGCGGACCCACGGTGGTGGATGCGAGCCGCGGCGCCCGACTGCTCGCTGCTGCGGGGATCCATGAGCACGGAGATCATCACAACGAAGGTGATCACCATGACGGGCCGCACGATGAGACGCGGATGGATCCTCACCTCTGGCTCGACTTCGCCAACGCCCAGCGGATGGTGGACAACATCGCTGCAGGGATGGCCGAGCGCGACCCTGCCAACCGGGAGGCCTACCTGGCCAATGCCGCCGCCTACAAGGCAAAGCTGGCCCACCTGGATGAACGCTATCGGCAGGGGCTCGCGTCCTGCTCCTCGCGGACCGTGGTTCACGGGGGACACTTTGCTTTCGGCTACCTTGCCGCCCGTTACGGCCTGCGCTACGAGGCCGCCTTTGCCGCCTCCGCCGATGCGGAACCGACCCCGGCCAAGCTGGCGGCCCTGGTGAAGCGGATCCGAACAGAAGGGGTCCGCACTATCTATACCGAGGAACTCATCGATCCCCGTACCGCCGAGACCATCGCCCGGGAGACGGGGGCGGCCATCCTGCCGCTCAACGGCGCCCACACCGTAAGCCGCGATGACTTGGCGCGGGGAGTCACGTTCATTTCTCTCATGGAAAAGAACCTGGAGAATCTGCGAAAGGGGCTTCAATGCCGGTAG
- a CDS encoding Fur family transcriptional regulator, giving the protein MKHFDDLLRDLNLRITPKRRAVLDILAGEEGYASPEEVWRKLKLRFDRVGLPTVYRNLEELAAGGVITTIIHPNRQLYYYYCDRREHHHHFVCLSCRRVEEVDVCALPDLEKLVAGRVVSHIFQANGYCRECLARQQGG; this is encoded by the coding sequence ATGAAGCACTTTGACGATCTTCTCAGGGACCTCAACCTCCGCATTACCCCCAAGCGGCGTGCCGTGCTCGACATTCTTGCCGGCGAGGAGGGGTATGCGAGCCCCGAGGAGGTCTGGCGCAAGCTGAAGCTCCGTTTCGACCGGGTGGGGCTCCCCACGGTCTACCGAAATCTTGAGGAACTGGCCGCCGGCGGGGTGATAACCACCATCATTCATCCGAACCGGCAGCTTTACTACTATTACTGCGACCGTCGCGAGCATCACCACCACTTCGTCTGCCTCTCGTGCCGACGGGTGGAGGAGGTTGACGTCTGCGCACTGCCGGATCTGGAGAAACTCGTGGCCGGGCGGGTCGTGTCGCATATTTTCCAGGCCAACGGTTATTGCCGCGAGTGCCTGGCGCGGCAGCAGGGGGGATGA
- a CDS encoding PPC domain-containing DNA-binding protein, translating into MLIGRLPHKGDLLGGLTAAAVEGGVKAGLIQVIGSLERARLAFYDQRARRYREFSLDTPLEITAGLGNISLKDGTPFVHLHLSLADQEGAMTGGHAVAGCTVFAAEYAIIPLAGTTPVRVHDETTGLFLWERERYGSGPASELPADIQRALFIP; encoded by the coding sequence ATGCTCATCGGCAGACTTCCCCACAAAGGTGACCTGCTGGGCGGGCTGACGGCCGCGGCAGTGGAAGGCGGCGTCAAGGCCGGCCTCATCCAGGTCATCGGCTCCCTGGAGCGTGCGAGACTCGCCTTCTACGACCAGAGGGCCCGGCGCTACCGGGAGTTTTCCCTCGATACCCCCCTGGAGATCACGGCAGGGCTCGGCAACATCTCGCTCAAGGACGGCACCCCCTTTGTCCACCTCCATCTCTCCCTGGCCGACCAGGAAGGAGCGATGACCGGAGGGCACGCCGTGGCAGGATGCACGGTCTTCGCTGCGGAATATGCCATTATCCCCCTCGCCGGCACGACGCCGGTGCGGGTGCATGACGAAACCACGGGCCTCTTCCTCTGGGAGCGTGAGCGCTACGGCTCCGGCCCCGCGTCTGAGCTTCCTGCCGACATCCAGCGGGCCCTGTTCATTCCCTGA